From a single Tachypleus tridentatus isolate NWPU-2018 chromosome 6, ASM421037v1, whole genome shotgun sequence genomic region:
- the LOC143254612 gene encoding uncharacterized protein LOC143254612 isoform X1, with protein sequence MLVALHVIILIRLLAFHPVFSDRIVLKADEVRDFPGMCYDVHHCVAHHVNETWTTGSCSLKRCEKYESNMLLEVHYMCPRFQKGPSVKCDVVEDKRLPYPECCPKLICKRNTPISLSPKLRYQLRKAEGYSHNFTTALYMR encoded by the exons ATGTTGGTTGCACTACATGTAATAATCTTAATTCGGTTACTTGCATTTCACCCTGTTTTCTCAGACAGAATTGTCCTAAAGGCAGATGAAGTTAGAG ACTTCCCCGGGATGTGCTATGATGTTCATCATTGTGTAGCACATCACGTTAACGAGACTTGGACGACTGGCTCTTGTTCCCTGAAGAGATGTGAAAAGTATGAAAGTAATATGTTGCTGGAAGTGCATTACAT GTGTCCTCGATTTCAGAAAGGACCTTCAGTTAAGTGTGACGTTGTAGAAGATAAGAGATTACCATATCCAGAGTGTTGTCCGAAACTGATCTGCAAAAGGAATACTCCGATATCATTGTCTCCAAAACTAAGGTATCAACTCCGGAAAGCAGAGGGTTATTCTCACAACTTTACCACAGCGCTGTATATGCGTTAA
- the LOC143254612 gene encoding U-scoloptoxin(16)-Er13a-like isoform X2 — MKLEVSADFPGMCYDVHHCVAHHVNETWTTGSCSLKRCEKYESNMLLEVHYMCPRFQKGPSVKCDVVEDKRLPYPECCPKLICKRNTPISLSPKLRYQLRKAEGYSHNFTTALYMR; from the exons ATGAAGTTAGAGGTAAGTGCAG ACTTCCCCGGGATGTGCTATGATGTTCATCATTGTGTAGCACATCACGTTAACGAGACTTGGACGACTGGCTCTTGTTCCCTGAAGAGATGTGAAAAGTATGAAAGTAATATGTTGCTGGAAGTGCATTACAT GTGTCCTCGATTTCAGAAAGGACCTTCAGTTAAGTGTGACGTTGTAGAAGATAAGAGATTACCATATCCAGAGTGTTGTCCGAAACTGATCTGCAAAAGGAATACTCCGATATCATTGTCTCCAAAACTAAGGTATCAACTCCGGAAAGCAGAGGGTTATTCTCACAACTTTACCACAGCGCTGTATATGCGTTAA
- the LOC143253032 gene encoding uncharacterized protein LOC143253032 isoform X1, giving the protein MMLEVQMVDFGPKGKIRRTNDGCSFCNLKITKMSSDEDSSNPANSGQQNICKQAKAIEEDYPDGGPENGKFSREYSSKELLSTRRRKLESLVKTDIGADNIFTTKIRTNYDDFCSAKKLKIDEDSCDNVKNNNETEYKNDIDDEKEEKFWKFNDGEVCLH; this is encoded by the exons ATGATGTTGGAGGTACAAATGGTCGACTTTGGTCCAAAG GGGAAAATTAGGAGAACAAATGATGGCTGTAGCttttgtaacttaaaaataaccaaaatgagTTCTGATGAGGACAGTTCAAATCCTGCAAACAGTGGACAgcaaaatatatgtaaacaaGCAAAGGCAATTGAGGAGGACTATCCTGATGGTGGTCCTGAGAATGGTAAGTTTTCAAGAGAGTATAGTAGTAAAGAATTATTATCAACCAGAAGAAGAAAACTGGAGTCTCTTGTGAAGACAGACATAGGAGCTGATAATATATTTACCACAAAAATAAGGACCAATTATGATGATTTTTGCAGTGCTAAAAAACTGAAGATTGATGAAGATTCATGTGATAATGtgaaaaacaataatgaaacagaatataaaaatgaCATAGATgatgagaaagaagaaaaattttggaaatttaatGATGGGGAGGTTTGCCTTCATTAA
- the LOC143253032 gene encoding uncharacterized protein LOC143253032 isoform X2 produces the protein MSSDEDSSNPANSGQQNICKQAKAIEEDYPDGGPENGKFSREYSSKELLSTRRRKLESLVKTDIGADNIFTTKIRTNYDDFCSAKKLKIDEDSCDNVKNNNETEYKNDIDDEKEEKFWKFNDGEVCLH, from the coding sequence atgagTTCTGATGAGGACAGTTCAAATCCTGCAAACAGTGGACAgcaaaatatatgtaaacaaGCAAAGGCAATTGAGGAGGACTATCCTGATGGTGGTCCTGAGAATGGTAAGTTTTCAAGAGAGTATAGTAGTAAAGAATTATTATCAACCAGAAGAAGAAAACTGGAGTCTCTTGTGAAGACAGACATAGGAGCTGATAATATATTTACCACAAAAATAAGGACCAATTATGATGATTTTTGCAGTGCTAAAAAACTGAAGATTGATGAAGATTCATGTGATAATGtgaaaaacaataatgaaacagaatataaaaatgaCATAGATgatgagaaagaagaaaaattttggaaatttaatGATGGGGAGGTTTGCCTTCATTAA